A portion of the Candida dubliniensis CD36 chromosome R, complete sequence genome contains these proteins:
- a CDS encoding glucose transporter of the major facilitator superfamily, putative (Similar to S. cerevisiae HXT9), whose amino-acid sequence MLSDNKKLNLLETQTTNTEKELQEVDGEDEISYDTEDLPAPPTPPSIYNWKIVIIAITASFAAVIVGYDAGFIGGTVSLASFQDEFKMDKLSPSQKTEISSNVVSVFQAGAFFGALFFYPIGEIWGRKLGLIFSAFLLVFGAGISLEAKSSTGLASIYAGRVITGLGVGGCSGMAPIYISECSPAKIRGRLVGMWEMSWQIGGIVGYWINYGVLQNLPTSRKQWLIPFAIQLIPSGIFFIGTIFIPESPRFLVYKGQIEKAKVNLSQLRSIPMEHPYSVYEMENIIKDVEDKKSKLANDGFFAPILKLFLSRKLLYRLLLSTSLFPMQNGAGINAITYYSPAIFASFGITGSKAGLLSTGIFGILKAFAALVWMFCIVDRLGRRTALIYFSFPCSICMWYIGAYIKIAKPGLRVANGDTRQDAGGKAAQAMLYIWTIFYGSSWNGTPWVINSEIFSQEVRTLTQAINSMSNWFWAFIMGRFSGEAVEAIGYKFYFIFATCMAVFPIVIFFLYPETKGVPLEAVDYLFEVPAWRARSYAMAKYSKEYQKQDLPTDIRI is encoded by the coding sequence ATGCTTTCTGATAATAAAAAGCTCAATTTGTTGGAAACACAAACAACTAACACGGAGAAAGAATTACAGGAAGTTGACGGTGAAGATGAGATTTCTTACGACACAGAAGATTTGCCAGCACCTCCTACACCACCAAGCATTTATAATTGgaaaattgttattattgcaATAACAGCTTCATTTGCAGCTGTTATTGTTGGGTACGATGCAGGGTTTATTGGTGGGACAGTCTCTTTAGCCTCGTTCCAAGATGAATTCAAAATGGACAAATTGTCCCCTTCACAAAAGACCGAGATCAGCTCCAACGTCGTGTCTGTTTTCCAGGCAGGGGCCTTTTTTGGGgcattatttttttaccCAATTGGAGAAATCTGGGGAAGAAAGCTAGGCTTAATATTCTCGGCGTTCTTGTTGGTTTTTGGTGCCGGTATTTCTCTTGAGGCTAAACTGTCAACGGGGTTGGCATCAATATATGCGGGAAGAGTGATTACCGGTTTAGGTGTCGGTGGTTGCTCTGGTATGGCTCCTATATACATAAGCGAATGTTCTCCAGCAAAGATAAGAGGCAGGCTAGTAGGAATGTGGGAGATGTCGTGGCAGATTGGTGGTATAGTTGGCTACTGGATTAATTACGGAGTTTTACAAAATCTACCAACAAGCAGAAAACAGTGGTTGATTCCATTCGCAATCCAATTGATTCCTTCAggtattttctttattggaACGATTTTCATTCCTGAATCTCCACGATTTTTGGTGTACAAAGgccaaattgaaaaagccAAAGTCAATTTGTCACAATTGAGAAGTATCCCAATGGAACATCCATATTCAGTTTATGAAATggaaaatataattaagGATGTTGAAGACAAGAAGCTGAAGTTGGCTAACGATGGGTTTTTTGCACCCATTTTGAAACTTTTCCTTTCTAGAAAGTTGTTATACCGCTTGTTGTTATCAACTTCATTGTTTCCTATGCAAAATGGAGCAGGTATCAACGCAATCACTTATTACAGTCCAGCTATTTTTGCATCATTTGGAATAACGGGACTGAAAGCTGGATTGTTGTCTACTGGTATTTTTGGCATATTGAAAGCTTTTGCTGCCTTGGTTTGGATGTTTTGTATTGTCGATCGGTTGGGGAGAAGGACAGCATTGATATATTTCTCATTTCCTTGTTCAATATGTATGTGGTATATTGGTGCCTATATAAAGATCGCCAAACCTGGTTTAAGAGTGGCGAATGGCGACACACGCCAAGACGCTGGTGGTAAAGCAGCACAAGCAATGTTATATATATGGACTATATTTTATGGCTCCAGTTGGAATGGTACTCCTTGGGTTATCAACTCTGAGATATTCAGCCAGGAAGTGAGAACATTGACTCAGGCGATAAACTCAATGTCCAACTGGTTTTGGGCTTTTATAATGGGCCGGTTTTCAGGTGAAGCCGTTGAAGCTATTGGCtacaaattttattttatttttgcaACTTGCATGGCCGTGTTTCCAATtgtcattttctttttgtatcCAGAAACAAAAGGAGTGCCATTGGAAGCGGTTGATTACTTGTTTGAAGTTCCCGCTTGGAGAGCCAGATCTTATGCCATGGCAAAATACCTGAAAGAATACCAGAAACAGGACTTACCCACAGATATACGGATTTGA
- a CDS encoding ferric reductase transmembrane component precursor, putative (Similar to S. cerevisiae FRE3): MRIFYCLVLLSFSLINVSGMSMSYERYHDYLGFYTCNRQIKKSITFCGKSSNYTCLCSNSNSLATYAGCLSHNHRNSTKQKQKLVSFCAHYGGVEVDSNWYDNAIANYMANGKYASEIENFNKSVPLKVPFKFTNKELDLYAAAYVQYLSNYDNAVYYGASLLGYWLLIMCASSIFYWSKFLFPQLTKRLTCTPINIWRKYISVPATFTKKKCQQQSCFKFFDFLIPTRFESIAIAGFYVLVIIVHSINMEFIKGDPFLLNKYSAQMRYVADRTGIVATVMMPLIFLFAGRNNFLQWITGWNYNTFMTYHRHIARVMFMLIVIHAVCYTITLKPTYTSEMKEPYLIWGVIATVCGGIILFQALLYFRRNWYEAFLLIHIVMAALFVAGTWIHVVDFGYVWFVYPTVAVWCFDRLIRIIRLIYFGFPVAEVKLLTDDHSEDVALRVTIPKPKYWKSIPGGHVFIHFLKPAYFWQSHPFTFVDSTVNDGYIVCYCKIKAGITRALYQALKNAPDRCMSIRVGVEGPYGEPTPARYADTCVFIAGGNGIPGIYSEIVDIANKQKSSKEEGCTQRLKLIWVIRKYNMLSWFHNELANLKNTNLEVVIYVTQSTQRDSADHDNDKFTKSSDSLSKSANDTDSSLSTLSHVKFPDGRPCLVDIIKQEITESNGSVAFVSCGHPAMVDEIRYQISQNINNVENKRVDFYEQLQIWA, translated from the coding sequence ATGAGAATCTTCTACTGTTTGGTATTGTTGTCGTTTTCCCTTATAAATGTCTCGGGGATGAGTATGTCCTATGAACGATATCACGATTATTTGGGATTCTACACATGCAACagacaaatcaaaaaatcaattacgTTTTGTGGAAAACTGTCGAATTATACTTGTTTATGTTCaaattccaattcattGGCCACTTATGCAGGCTGTTTGAGTCACAATCATAGGAACTCAACTaaacagaaacaaaaattagTATCGTTTTGTGCTCATTACGGGGGAGTTGAAGTGGATTCCAACTGGTACGATAATGCTATTGCCAATTATATGGCCAATGGTAAATATGCGAGTGAAATTGagaatttcaataaatctGTCCCTCTCAAGGTTCCATTCAAATTCACcaataaagaattggatCTTTATGCTGCTGCATATGTGCAATATTTAAGTAATTATGACAATGCGGTCTACTATGGTGCGTCTTTACTAGGATATTGGCTCTTAATTATGTGTGCCAGCAGTATATTTTATTGGAGTAAATTCTTGTTTCCGCAATTGACAAAACGATTAACATGCACGCCAATCAATATTTGGAGAAAATACATCTCTGTACCAGCAACATtcacaaagaaaaagtgtCAACAACAGAGTTGTTTCAAGTTTTTCGATTTTTTGATCCCCACCAGGTTTGAAAGTATTGCCATTGCTGGCTTTTATGTTTTGGTCATCATAGTCCATCTGATCAATATGGAATTCATCAAGGGAGACCCGTTTCTTTTAAACAAATACAGCGCACAAATGAGATATGTTGCTGATAGAACTGGGATTGTAGCCACAGTTATGATGCCATTGATTTTCCTTTTTGCTGGTAGAAATAATTTCTTGCAATGGATAACTGGATGGAACTATAACACCTTTATGACGTATCATCGCCATATTGCCAGAGTTATGTTCATGTTGATCGTAATACATGCAGTATGCTACACTATCACATTGAAACCGACTTATACCCTGGAAATGAAAGAACCTTACTTGATCTGGGGTGTTATTGCAACTGTCTGTGGAGGCATCATATTGTTTCAGGCACTACTTTATTTTAGAAGAAATTGGTATGAAGCctttttgttgattcatATTGTTATGGCGGCATTGTTTGTGGCTGGAACTTGGATtcatgttgttgatttcgGTTATGTCTGGTTTGTTTACCCTACGGTGGCCGTGTGGTGTTTTGATAGACTTATAAGAATTATCagattgatttattttggGTTTCCAGTCGCCGAGGTCAAATTGCTAACTGATGACCATAGCGAAGATGTTGCTTTAAGAGTAACTATCCCCAAACCCAAGTATTGGAAGTCTATTCCTGGTGGTCATGtgtttattcattttttaaaacCTGCATACTTCTGGCAGAGCCATCCTTTTACTTTTGTTGATTCTACAGTGAATGATGGTTACATAGTTTGTTACTGCAAGATTAAAGCAGGTATAACACGTGCTTTGTATCAAGCATTGAAGAATGCTCCCGATAGATGTATGTCTATTAGGGTTGGTGTGGAGGGCCCCTATGGAGAACCCACTCCAGCTCGTTATGCCGATACCTGTGTTTTTATTGCCGGTGGAAATGGAATTCCAGGGATATACTCTGAAATTGTGGATATTgcaaataaacaaaagctgtcaaaagaagaagggTGTACACAGAGATTAAAACTAATTTGGGTTATCAGAAAGTATAATATGTTGCTGTGGTTTCACAATGAGCTTGCAAATCttaaaaatacaaatctTGAAGTGGTAATTTACGTTACACAGTCTACACAAAGGGATTCAGCAGACCATGATAATGACAAGTTCACAAAAAGTTCTGACAGCTTATCAAAAAGTGCAAATGACACTGATTCAAGTCTTTCAACTTTGTCGCATGTGAAATTTCCAGATGGTAGACCTTGTCTTGTGGATATtataaaacaagaaataacTGAGTCAAATGGATCTGTTGCTTTTGTTTCATGCGGACATCCAGCTATGGTGGATGAGATACGTTATCAGATTCTGCAAAACATTAACAATGTTGAGAACAAAAGGGTGGACTTTTATGAGCAACTACAGATATGGGCTTAG
- a CDS encoding ferric reductase transmembrane component precursor, putative (Similar to S. cerevisiae FRE4): MNLLQYIVVFIVTSLTESLVAASVGSPFTLYKGSKPFYSCNNQISDTVSFCAKANDYQCLCTNKNYLATVAGCLQTVGPSPSAVNGLVTFCRNHGIHFADYNWFNDSIQLYLQQAKLKNQIQNFTKSSPIETPFILNQTAVLLYQKTYNMYYANMDNSLYYGAACLGYWLLVLLLVALFNWTKVLFPSFVKKLTSPFINKWRKYISAPATFKRKKTEEQRLFKVASSLILSRFDSMIVFGFYILVIVLHAVNYQSIENEVRYKSQYLAHLKILGDRTAVVGIMLMPLIFLFAGRNNFLQWMVGLNYSSFVGYHRHLARIMFALFVIHAAIFSYLFGDSYSVVISETNFVWALVATVCGGIIMFQTLLYFRRKWYEVFLVAHIVLAIFWTVGLWYHVQYRGYVWLVLPSIAVWSFDRAVRLARLFAFGFPHADVTLIADETLKVQVPKPKYWKSVPGGHAFIHFLDARYFWQSHPFTFIEGELGSIIFFCKVKDGITRSLYNRLLSSPGKSTKVRVTVEGPYGEPTPARYADSAVFLAGGNGIPGIYSEIVDAAQISSTGEKNNKFKLVWVVREWKSLFWFYQELVDLKDLDIDTTIYVTRPGIESFAEEYNNRFSESQAILSGDIHEKPKKDGVKVSVNKMEGEEDSDSDGMIDTIKSELGHIQFHEGRPNIESLVDRYVEQSNGSIAFVACAHHSMVDEVRYYCAHKIDNPAKKRVDFYEQVQVWA, encoded by the coding sequence ATGAACTTGTTGCAATATATCGTTGTTTTTATCGTTACTTCTTTAACCGAGTCTTTGGTTGCTGCTTCAGTAGGCTCTCCATTCACCCTTTACAAGGGCTCCAAACCTTTTTACAGCTgtaataatcaaatttccGACACCGTTTCGTTCTGTGCTAAGGCAAATGATTATCAATGTCTTTGCACCAACAAAAACTATTTGGCTACTGTTGCAGGCTGTCTCCAAACGGTTGGGCCATCTCCTTCCGCTGTTAATGGACTTGTTACCTTTTGTCGTAACCATGGCATTCACTTTGCAGACTACAATTGGtttaatgattcaattcaattgtaTTTACAACAAGCgaaattaaagaatcagattcaaaatttcacTAAATCTTCCCCCATTGAAACTCCTTTCATTTTGAATCAGACTGCTGTTTTGCTTTACCAAAAAACCTACAATATGTATTATGCCAATATGGATAACTCCTTATACTATGGTGCTGCTTGTTTGGGGTATTGGTTGTTGGTACTTTTGCTTGTCGCATTATTCAATTGGACAAAGGTTTTATTTCCAAGCTTTGTTAAAAAATTGACATCTCcttttatcaacaaatggAGAAAGTACATTTCGGCTCCAGCAACCTtcaaaaggaaaaagacAGAAGAACAACGCTTGTTTAAGGTTGCGTCTTCTTTAATCCTTTCAAGGTTTGATTCAATGATTGTGTTTggtttttatattttggtAATTGTACTCCATGCTGTAAACTATCAGTCTATTGAGAATGAAGTACGCTATAAAAGTCAGTACTTGGCCCATTTGAAGATTCTTGGAGACAGAACTGCAGTAGTAGGTATTATGTTGATGCCtttgattttcttgtttgCTGGCAGAAATAACTTTTTGCAATGGATGGTTGGTCTTAATTACAGTAGTTTTGTTGGTTATCATAGACATCTTGCAAGAATTATGTTTGCATTGTTTGTTATTCATGCTGCAATATTCTCCTATTTATTTGGTGACAGCTACAGTGTGGTTATCTCAGAAACTAATTTTGTATGGGCACTCGTTGCCACTGTATGTGGTGGTATAATTATGTTTCAGACTTTGCTCTATTTCAGAAGGAAATGGTATGAAGTGTTTTTAGTTGCTCATATTGTATTGGCCATATTTTGGACTGTTGGGTTGTGGTATCATGTTCAATACAGAGGATACGTTTGGTTAGTTCTTCCAAGTATTGCAGTTTGGAGCTTTGATAGAGCTGTTAGACTTGCAAGATTATTTGCTTTTGGTTTCCCGCACGCCGATGTCACATTGATAGCTGATGAAACTTTGAAAGTACAAGTTCCAAAGCCCAAATATTGGAAATCAGTTCCTGGCGGGCATGcttttattcattttttggATGCAAGATATTTTTGGCAGAGTCATCCATTCACATTTATTGAAGGTGAACTCGGcagtattattttcttttgcaaAGTCAAAGATGGTATCACTCGATCCTTATACAATAGGTTGCTTTCTTCTCCAGGTAAATCTACAAAAGTAAGAGTTACGGTAGAAGGTCCTTACGGCGAACCCACGCCAGCTAGATATGCGGACAGTGCTGTTTTCTTGGCTGGTGGCAATGGTATTCCTGGTATTTATTCGGAGATTGTTGATGCAGCCCAAATCAGTAGCACTGGTGAGAAgaacaataaattcaaattggtTTGGGTTGTTAGAGAATGGAAATCATTGTTTTGGTTCTATCAAGAGTTGGttgatttgaaagatttaGATATTGACACTACCATCTATGTCACTAGACCTGGTATTGAATCATTTGCTGAAGAGTACAACAATAGATTTCTGGAATCTCAGGCCATTCTTAGCGGTGACATTCATGAAAAGCCTAAAAAGGACGGTGTTAAGGTTTCTGTAAATAAGATGGAAGGCGAGGAAGATAGTGATAGTGATGGAATGATTGACACTATTAAGCTGGAGCTTGGTCATATTCAGTTTCACGAAGGAAGACCAAACATTGAATCTTTGGTTGATAGGTATGTTGAACAATCAAATGGATCTATTGCTTTTGTTGCCTGTGCTCACCATTCAATGGTTGATGAGGTTCGTTACTATTGTGCCCACAAAATTGACAATCCTGCGAAGAAAAGAGTTGATTTCTATGAGCAAGTCCAAGTTTGGGCTTAA
- a CDS encoding U6 snRNA-associated Sm-like protein, putative (Similar to S. cerevisiae LSM3): MSTIQAEQQQEQQPLDLIRFQLDEYVLVKLRGARELKGKLQGYDSHCNMVLSDAQETIYTSNEGGDSEDSSKEPIVKKTAMVFVRGDSVILISPIQ; this comes from the coding sequence ATGTCAACAATACAAGCTGAACagcaacaagaacaacaaccatTGGATTTAATTCGTTTCCAGCTAGATGAATATGTTTTGGTCAAATTAAGAGGTGCAAGGGAATTGAAGGGCAAGTTACAGGGTTATGACAGTCATTGTAATATGGTATTGAGTGATGCTCAGGAAACAATATACACATCCAATGAAGGTGGTGATAGTGAGGACAGTTCTAAAGAGCCTATAGTGAAAAAGACTGCCATGGTATTTGTTAGAGGAGATTCCGTTATTTTAATAAGTCCAATACAGTAA
- a CDS encoding mitochondrial 54S ribosomal protein YmL4 (Similar to S. cerevisiae MRPL4), translating into MSLYSNIRTFSTRSIVLNRIKPLKFEDLTKIKLREPVVPRVANFEVSPDHPLWQFFPQGNKTKAAIRESEELDLDSREWTSAELRQKSFEDLHKIWYLTLKERNILSREVRLGESLGMGDFRQFNNVDRKLIKTQKRIKQVLLERQVAVERAQATMQDDIQEYLDDFKTRYVNCEADEVEDYHEKLIRLQYAIFGINPNLSLDLLQDEETIDVNFIKGLSYVANLKVDRYLTLNPQTEFELPLNGPVEELPFFLNDVEVAISQVKELRDSGKSRKLHKIEVIPFLKQAIESHMQQEESKI; encoded by the coding sequence ATGAGTTTGTATTCAAACATTAGGACATTTCTGACACGTTCCATCGTGTTGAATAGAATCAAGCCATTGAAGTTTGAGGATTtaaccaaaatcaaattaagaGAACCAGTCGTACCTAGAGTAGCTAATTTCGAAGTATCGCCTGACCATCCATTATGGCAATTTTTCCCTCAAGGTAATAAAACCAAAGCAGCAATAAGAGAATCAGAAGAGTTAGATTTGGACTCCAGAGAATGGACTTCTGCTGAATTGCGTCAGAAAtcatttgaagatttgCACAAGATCTGGTATTTGAcattaaaagaaagaaatattttgagTCGTGAGGTTAGATTGGGTGAATCTTTGGGAATGGGTGATTTCAGGCAATTTAACAATGTGGACAggaaattaattaaaactCAAAAGAGAATAAAACAAGTGTTATTGGAAAGACAGGTTGCCGTTGAACGTGCTCAAGCAACTATGCAAGACGACATTCAGGAATATTTAGATGATTTTAAGACCCGATATGTTAATTGCGAGGCCGATGAAGTTGAAGATTATCATGAGAAATTAATCAGATTACAATACGCTATATTTGGTATAAATCCTAACTTGTCGTTGGATTTGTTACAAGATGAAGAAACGATAGATGTGAATTTCATTAAAGGGCTCTCTTACGTTGCCAATTTGAAAGTAGATAGGTATTTGACGTTGAATCCTCAAACGGAGTTTGAGTTGCCATTGAACGGTCCGGTTGAAGAGTTACCATTTTTCTTGAATGATGTCGAAGTTGCTATTTCACAAGTGAAGGAATTGAGAGATTCAGGTAAATCACGCAAGTTGCACAAGATTGAAGTCATTCCGTTCTTGAAACAAGCCATCGAAAGTCATATGCAACAAGAGGAAAGcaagatttaa